In Methylobacterium sp. WL1, the sequence CCATGGCCTCGAGCCTCAGGCCGCGGCGTCCTCGGCGGGCGCGGCGGCCTTCTCGGCGCGCTTGGTCGCGCGCTCCTTGGCCTTCTCGCCGGGCTCGGCCTTCTGCGGGTTGTTGCGCGTCGGGCGCTTGGCGAGGCCGGCCTGGTCGAGGAAGCGCAGGACCCGGTCGGTCGGCTGCGCGCCCTTGGCGAGCCAGCCCTGGATCTTCTCGGCGTCGAGCTGGATCCGGGCCGGATCGTCCTTGGCCTTCATCGGGTCGTAGGCGCCGACCTTGTCGATGAAGCGGCCATCGCGGGGGGCGCGGGCGTCGGCGACGACGATGCGGTAGTACGGACGCTTCTTGGCGCCACCGCGCGTGAGACGGATCTTCAGGGCCATTGTCTTAGGACTTTCTCTGTTCGTCGACCGACGGCGCATGGTTGGCCGCGATCGTCTGGTGGTGCCGGATGACCTCCTTGACCACGAAGGCCAGGAACTTCTCGGCGAAGTCGGGGTCGAGCTTGGCCTCGACCGCGAGTGTGCGGAGCCGGGCGACCTGACGCGCCTCCCGGTCCGGATCGGAAGGGGGGATCCCCTTTCGGGCCTTGAGCTCGCCGACCCGCTGCGTGCAGCGGAAGCGCTCG encodes:
- a CDS encoding chorismate mutase, whose translation is MSVLAAQAVDPELARLRDSIDNFDAALIHLLAERFRCTQRVGELKARKGIPPSDPDREARQVARLRTLAVEAKLDPDFAEKFLAFVVKEVIRHHQTIAANHAPSVDEQRKS
- the rpsP gene encoding 30S ribosomal protein S16, producing MALKIRLTRGGAKKRPYYRIVVADARAPRDGRFIDKVGAYDPMKAKDDPARIQLDAEKIQGWLAKGAQPTDRVLRFLDQAGLAKRPTRNNPQKAEPGEKAKERATKRAEKAAAPAEDAAA